The Coffea arabica cultivar ET-39 chromosome 1e, Coffea Arabica ET-39 HiFi, whole genome shotgun sequence genome has a window encoding:
- the LOC113694594 gene encoding uncharacterized protein → MEETLAEAAQSGDINALYDLLPQDPTLLDKYDEPSFVHTPAHIAAAAGSTHFAIEVLSLKPSFSTKLNPDGYSPLDLALRHGKTQTVKRLIKHDPQFIRVKGRERFTPLHYVAEVGDAELLAEFLEACPESTQDLTIRGETAVHIAVRNMNVRALQVLLSWVKRNNKERILTWTDENGDTALHIAASRNNFEVVRLLIKKVRINEKNLEGFTCLDTFMGLPNTGDEKIAKILSNAGAKTSSSLRLLPTFAHIRSSKARFTNTFLELSADPDGCFDGMSSEKRNAILMVALVFFTASYQTILSPPGGVSSGGDTILFSNNSSNISSSSNFASKKTTIYTSDAAGEVQMESKGFPFLYFLNTIGFVTSLAAISTLLRGVFYVRLVCLIFSAIGGMSLGIISPKSPESIAGIALCLTMVYPYYRLLFIANNLGDQWRKNKAHIGNYYVTRDHLRL, encoded by the exons ATGGAAGAGACACTGGCTGAGGCCGCTCAATCAGGAGACATAAACGCCTTATATGATTTACTCCCGCAGGATCCAACCCTTCTGGATAAATATGATGAGCCATCATTTGTGCATACGCCTGCACACATAGCAGCAGCTGCTGGCTCCACCCACTTTGCCATTGAAGTCCTAAGCTTAAAGCCCTCTTTCAGCACGAAGCTCAACCCGGACGGGTATAGTCCACTGGACTTGGCACTGAGACATGGAAAAACCCAAACAGTTAAACGGCTCATTAAGCACGATCCTCAATTCATTCGCGTCAAAGGAAGAGAGAGGTTCACGCCATTGCACTATGTAGCTGAAGTGGGCGACGCTGagcttttggctgaatttctaGAGGCATGCCCGGAATCCACTCAAGATTTGACTATTCGTGGAGAAACGGCTGTTCATATTGCTGTGAGAAATATGAATGTCAGAGCTTTACAGGTGCTCTTGAGTTGGGTCAAGAGAAATAATAAGGAACGCATCTTGACCTGGACAGATGAGAATGGAGATACTGCCTTGCATATTGCAGCCTCTAGAAACAACTTTGAG GTTGTCAGGTTGCTAATCAAAAAAGTGAGAATAAATGAGAAGAATTTAGAAGGTTTCACATGTCTTGATACTTTCATGGGACTGCCAAACACAGGTGATGAGAAGATTGCCAAAATTTTAAGTAATGCAGGTGCGAAAACATCTTCATCTCTACGTCTACTTCCTACTTTTGCCCATATTCGGAGTTCAAAGGCAAGATTCACCAATACATTTCTCGAGCTAAGTGCAGATCCTGATGGTTGTTTTGATGGCATGTCAAGTGAGAAGCGAAATGCCATCCTTATGGTTGCTCTAGTATTTTTTACAGCTAGCTATCAAACTATCCTAAGCCCTCCAGGTGGAGTTTCATCAGGAGGTGACACCATTTTGTTTAGCAACAATTCTTCCAATATTTCTTCTAGTTCAAATTTTGCCAGCAAGAAGACAACTATATACACCAGCGACGCCGCAGGAGAAGTACAAATGGAGTCGAAAGGGTTCCCGTTTCTTTATTTCCTCAACACAATAGGTTTCGTTACCTCTCTTGCAGCTATCTCCACGCTGCTTCGCGGGGTATTTTATGTGCGGCTGGTCTGCCTTATTTTTTCTGCTATCGGCGGAATGTCATTGGGGATTATATCACCAAAATCACCAGAATCAATTGCTGGTATTGCTCTCTGTTTGACCATGGTTTATCCCTACTACCGTCTTTTATTCATTGCAAATAACCTGGGCGATCAGTGGCGTAAAAATAAAGCCCATATTGGTAATTATTATGTTACTAGAGATCATCTACGACTTTGA
- the LOC113694587 gene encoding ankyrin repeat-containing protein BDA1-like, whose translation MASLHEAAQSGDINALYHLLRQDPTLLDKYDEPSFVDTPAHIAAAAGSTHFAIEVLSLKSSFSMKLNPDGYSPLDLALRHGKTQTVKRLIKHDPQFIRVKGRERFTPLHYVAEVGDSELLAEFLEACPESTQDLTIRGETAVHIAVRNNNVRALQVLLGWLKRANINGQILNWKDEYGETALHIAASTNNFKVVKLLINEVRINEQNLEGLTCLDAFMGLATTRDERIAKALRGAGAKRSLSLRPVETLADFLSSRESFTRKVFRQMIEFDASIDGLSSDMRNALLVVAVLFVTATYQAVLSPPGGTSSGGDSNSYSDNPFYAPHQGGKTDTRGTAQMAMSDFSIIVYLNTVIFAASLRIIFRLLPRTLYYYMVCVGTALSLSYMYSIVLIAPTSIPILAYAVFYFLTGCSVIISMTLALSSFQASYQRMTEFL comes from the exons ATGGCT TCATTACATGAAGCCGCTCAATCAGGAGACATAAACGCTTTATATCATTTACTCCGGCAGGATCCAACCCTTTTGGATAAATATGATGAGCCATCATTTGTGGATACGCCTGCACACATAGCAGCAGCTGCTGGCTCCACCCACTTTGCCATTGAAGTCCTAAGTTTAAAGTCCTCTTTCAGCATGAAGCTCAACCCGGACGGGTATAGTCCACTGGACTTGGCACTGAGACATGGAAAAACCCAAACAGTTAAACGGCTCATTAAGCACGATCCTCAGTTCATTCGCGTCAAAGGAAGAGAGAGGTTCACGCCATTGCACTATGTAGCTGAAGTGGGCGACTCTGagcttttggctgaatttctaGAGGCATGCCCGGAGTCCACTCAAGATTTGACTATTCGTGGAGAAACGGCTGTTCATATTGCTGTGAGAAATAATAATGTCAGAGCTTTACAGGTGCTTTTAGGTTGGCTCAAGAGAGCAAACATCAATGGACAGATCTTGAACTGGAAAGATGAGTATGGAGAGACAGCCTTGCATATTGCAGCCTCTACAAATAATTTCAAG GTTGTAAAGCTCTTGATCAATGAAGTGAGAATAAATGAACAAAACTTAGAAGGATTAACATGCCTCGATGCTTTTATGGGACTCGCAACCACAAGAGATGAGAGAATTGCTAAAGCTTTACGCGGAGCAGGTGCTAAGAGATCTTTATCACTACGTCCCGTTGAAACTTTAGCCGATTTTTTGAGTTCAAGGGAATCATTCACCAGAAAAGTTTTCAGGCAAATGATTGAATTTGATGCTAGTATAGATGGTTTGTCAAGTGATATGCGAAATGCCCTCCTTGTGGTAGCTGTACTATTTGTGACAGCTACCTATCAAGCTGTACTAAGCCCTCCAGGTGGAACATCATCAGGAGGTGATAGCAATTCATATTCCGACAACCCTTTCTATGCACCTCATCAAGGGGGAAAAACAGACACCAGAGGAACAGCACAAATGGCCATGTCTGATTTCTCAATTATTGTTTACTTGAACACAGTAATCTTTGCAGCTTCCCTTCGAATTATCTTCCGTCTGCTCCCCAGAACCCTTTATTATTATATGGTATGTGTCGGAACAGCTCTATCACTTAGCTATATGTATTCAATAGTCCTCATAGCACCAACTTCAATTCCTATTCTGGCATATGCTGTGTTCTATTTCTTGACGGGATGTTCTGTAATTATTTCCATGACTCTCGCTCTTTCTTCATTCCAAGCTTCATATCAGCGTATGACGGAATTCCTATAG